GACGACAGGGCGGCGGCGTTCAGCCGGCTGCCTCCGCAGTCGGGGCAGTCGGTGAACACCACGGCCCGGTCGACGAAGGCCCGGATGTGCGCCTGCATCGACTCCCGGTCCTTCGCCAGGAACAGCCGCCGCACCTTCACCACGAGTCCCTCGTAGGTGAGCGTCTGGCTGCCGGCCTTCACCTTCGTCGCCGGGCGGTGCAGGAAGTCCTCCCACTCCTGCTCGGTGTAGTCGGCGAGCCGCTTGTCCGGGTCGAGGAACCCGGAGTGCGCCATCACCTGCCAGTACCAGGAGTCCACCGCGAAGTTCGGCACGGTGATCGCGCCCTCGTTGAGGGACCGGTCCCGGTCCACGAGCCGGTCGACGTCGATGTCCGACACCTGGCCCATGCCCTCGCAGCGCGGGCACATCCCGTCGGGCAGGTTGAAGCTGAACGCCCCGGCGCCACCCACGTGCGGCGTGCCGAGCCGGCTGAAGACGATCCGCAGCATCGCGTACGCGTCCGTCGCCGTGCCGACGGTCGAGCGGGCGTTGGCGCCCATGCGCTCCTGGTCCAGGATGATCGCCGCGCTCAGGTTCTCCAACCGGTCGACGTCGGGCCGCCCGCTGCTGGGCATGAAGGACTGGAGGAACGCCGTGTACGTCTCGTTGATGAGCCGCCGCGACTCGGCGGCGATCGTGCCGAACACCAGCGACGACTTGCCGGATCCGGAGACGCCGGTGAAGACGCACAGCCGACGCTTGGGCAGGTCCACCGACACGTTCTTGAGGTTGTTCTCGCGGGCTCCACGGACCTGGATCACGTCGTGGCTGTCAGCGGGGGCGGTCGACATCGCTCGGCTCCTTGAGTCGGGGTTCTCCGGCATCGTGCGATCACTCGGCTCGATCGTCGCAGAGCCCACTGACAGGGCGCCGGGAGTCTCGCCGGGCGCACGGACAGCCGCCGCCCCATCCCCTTCCGGGCTAGCGGGGCGTGCTGCGGCCCACCACCGTTCCCGCCCGGTCGATGCACACCACGTCCACCATGACCGGCGCGCCCCGCAGCACCGCCAGCGCCTGGTCCCGGGCGACCTCGGCGACCCGGTCGCCCAGCGGGACGCCCGCGGCGGAGCACAGGTGGAGCGCGCCCAGCCCCGTGTTGGCCGCGGCCACCTCGGCGGCGAGGGCCTCGTCCGCGCCGGCCGACCGCGCCAGCTCGGCGAGCAGCCCCTTGTCGACCTGCGAGCGCGCCGAGTGCAGGTCCATGTGGCCCGCCGCCAGCTTGGACAGCTTCGCGAACCCGCCGCAGATCGTCAGCCGCTCCACCGGGTGCCGGCGCACGTACTTCAGCACGGCCCCCGCGAAGTCGCCCATGTCGAGGAGCGCGTCCTCGGGCAGGCCGTACAGGGACACGGCGGTCTTCTCGGACGTCGACCCGGTACAGCCCGCCAGATGGGTGCGACCCGCCGCCCGCGCCACGTCGACCCCGCGCCGGATGGAGTCGATCCAGGCGGAGCAGGAGTACGGCACGACGATCCCGGTCGTCCCGAGGATCGAAAGCCCGCCCAGGATGCCCAGGCGCGGGTTCCACGTGGAGCGGGCGATCTCCTCGCCGTGGTCCACGGAGACGGTGACCTCCACGTCCCCCGTCCCACCGTGGCGGGCGGCGGCCCGCGCCACGTGGTCGCGGATCATCTGGCGCGGGACCGGGTTGATCGCCGGCTCGCCCACCTCCAGGGGGAGCCCCGGCCGGGTCACCGTGCCGACCCCGGCACCGGCGCGGAAGACGACCCCCGAGCCGGGTGGCAGCAGCCGGACCGTCGAGCGGACGAGCGCCCCGTGCGTCACGTCCGGGTCGTCGCCCGCGTCCTTGACGATCCCGGCCATGGCGTACGAGCCGCCGTGCTCCTCCGCGGCGAGCGCGAAGGCGGGCGTGTGCCCCTTGGGCAGGGTGATCGTGACGGGGTCCGGGAACTCGCCGGTGAGGAGCGCGGTGTACGCGGCGGTCGTCGCCGCGGTCGCGCACGCCCCGGTCGTCCAGCCGGACCGGAGACCGGTGTGCTTGAGTTGGGCGCTGCGCCCCCCGCTCGCACTCATGGACGGTTCCCGATGCACGTGCTGATCCTCGGCGGTACCACCGAGGGCCGCCGCCTGGCGGAGACGCTGGACGCGGACGGCGTCCGGGTGACCAGTTCGCTCGCCGGGCGGGTGGCCGCCCCCAGGCTGCCGCCGGGGGAGGTGCGGGTGGGCGGGTTCGGCGGTGCCGAGGGCCTGGCCCGCTGGGTGCGCGAGCACCAGGTGGACGCGGTCATCGACGCCACTCACCCTTTCGCCGGGACGATCAGTTTCCACGCGGCGAGGGCCGCCGCCACCTCCCATGTTCCCCTGCTCGCCCTGCGCCGCCCGGGGTGGACCCCCGTGGAGGGTGACGACTGGCACCCGGTCGACTCCCTGGAGGCGGCGGCGGGGGCGGTACCGGAGCTGGGACGGCGGGTGTTCCTGACGACCGGGCGCATGGGCCTGGCGGCGTTCGCGGAGGTGGCGGACGCCTGGTTCCTGGTGCGGTCGGTGGACCCGCCGGAGCCCCCGCTCCCGCCGCGGGCGGAGGTCCTGCTGGACCGGGGTCCCTTCACCCTGGAGGGGGAGCGGGAGGTCCTGCGCGCGTACGCCATCGACGTGCTCGTCACCAAGGACAGCGGCGGCGCGGCCACCGCCCCCAAGCTCACGGCCGCCCGCGAGGCCGGGATACCCGTCGTGATCGTGCGCCGCCCGCCGGTGCCCGACGGCGTCCCGGTGGCCGCGACGGTCGAGGAGGCAGCCGCCTGGGCGCACCGCCCAGGGCGCTGAGCCCGCGCCGAACCGGTCGCCGGGGGGTATGGCCGGTACGGCGGCCGGGGGTGCGCCGGCGGCGGCCGACACCCGCCGGGGTGGCGTCTGCCGGGACCCGGTCCCGGCGGGGTGGTGTCTGCCGGGACCCGGCCGCGCCGCCCGCCCGGCACACCGGTGGAGCCGGCGTCGCCTGCCGGACGGGGCGGGCACGGGGTCAGGCGCCGGTGGGGGGCGTCTCCGGGTACCGCCGGGGGGTCCACGCGACCGTGCCGCCATCGCCCCGCCGTACGGCCTGGGTCTGCGACGAGCCGATCAGCAGCAGGGTGCGCATGTCGACCTCGGTCGGGTCCAGGTCGGCGAGCGGGATCACCCGTACGGACTCCGCCGGGCCGCCCACGTCCCGGGCGACGACCACCGGGGTGTCGGGGGCGCGCAGTTCGAGGAGCAGTTCACGGGCCTTGGCGACCTGCCAGTTACGGCTGCGGGAGCCCGGGTTGTACAGGGCGAGCACCAGGTCGGCGGCGGCCGCGGCGCGCAGTCGCTCCGCGATGACCTCCCACGGCTTGAGCCGGTCGGACAGGGACAGGGTGGCGTAGTCGTGGCCGAGGGGAGCGCCCGCCTTCGCCGCCGCCGCGTTGGCCGCGGTCACCCCGGGCAGGACGCGTACCGGCACGTCCGCGTACCCCTCCTGCGACGCGACCTCAAGGACGGCCGTCGCCATGGCGAAGACGCCCGGGTCGCCGCCCGACACCACCGCCACGCGGTGCCCGCGCCGCGCCAGGTCGAGGGCGAACTCGGCGCGCTCGGACTCGACCTTGTTGTCGGAGCCGTGGCGCCGCTGCCCGGCGCGCTCCGGCACCCGGTCCAGGTACGTCGTGTACCCCACCAGGTCGGTGGCCGAGGCCAGCGCGCCGCGCGTCTGGGGGGTCAGCCACAGCGGGCCGGCCGGGCCGGTGCCGACGACCACCACCTCGCCCCGCTCGGGTGCGGCGGGGCCGGTGTCGACGCGGGACGGCAGCACCGCGACGGAGAAGTACGGCACGGTATCCGGGTCCACCTCGACGAGCGGCGCCGTGCGCCGGCCCTCCATGGTGGCGCGCTCCACGTAGTGGGCGTCGGCCAGCCGGTCCGCGCGCTCCAGGGCGCGGCGCACCGTGGGGAACGTCCGGCCCAGCTTCATGACCACCGCCGAGTCGGTCGCCGCCAGGCGGGCCGTCAGCTCCTCCTCGGGCAGGGTGCCCGGGATGATGGTGAGCACCTCCTCGGCCTCCACCAGCGGCTTGCCGATCGTCGCCGCTGCGGCGCTGACGGAGGTGACGCCGGGCACGACCTCGGTCTCGTAGCGGTGCGCGAGGCGCTTGTGCATGTGCTGGTACGAGCCGTAGAAGAGCGGGTCGCCCTCCGCGAGCACCGCCACGGTCCGGCCCGCGTCGAGGTGTGCGGCGAGCCGGGCGGACGCCTCCTCGTAGAAGTCGTCGAGCGCGCCGCGGTAGCCGCCGGGGTGGTCCGTCGTCTCGACCGTGAGCGGGTACATCAGCCGCTCCTCGACGTGGTCCTCGCGGATGTGGCGCGCCGCGATGGAGCGGGCGATGGAGCGGCCGTGCCGGGCGCAGTGGTACGCCACGACGTCCGCCTCCGCGATGACCTCGACCGCGCGGAGGGTCATCAGCGACGGGTCGCCCGGGCCGAGCCCGACGCCGTACAGCTTGCCGCTCATTCGACCTCACTCGCGATCGCGTTGACCGCCGCGGCGGTCATGGCGCTGCCGCCGCGCCGGCCCCGTACGACGATGTGGTCCAGGTCCGACGCCGCCAGCGCGTCCTTCGACTCGGCCGCGCCGATGAAGCCGACGGGGATGCCGAGCACGGCGGCCGGGCGGGGCGCGCCCTCGCGGATCATCTCCAGGAGGCGGAACAGGGCGGTCGGCGCGTTGCCGATGGCGACGACCGCGCCGTCCAGGCGGTCGCGCCACAGCTCCAGCGCGGCCGCGCTGCGGGTCGTGCCCAGCTTCGCGGCCAGGTCCGGCACGGACGGGTCGGAGAGGGTGCAGACGACGTCGTTGGCGGCGGGAAGCCGCTTGCGGGTGACGCCGCTGGCGACCATCTGCGCGTCGCACAGGATCGGCGCGCCGGCGCGCAGCGCGGCGCGGGCGCGGGAGACGACCTCGGGCGTGTAGGCCAGGTCGCGGACGAGGTCGACCATGCCGCAGGCGTGGATCATCCGCACGGCGACCTGGCTGACGTCGGCGGGCAGCCCCGCGAGATCCGCCTCGGCGCGGATCGTGGCAAAGGACTGGCGGTAGATCTCCGCGCCGTCCTTCTCGTAGTCGAACACTGTGCTCCCGCTCATCTCT
This portion of the Streptomyces changanensis genome encodes:
- a CDS encoding precorrin-8X methylmutase, which gives rise to MSGSTVFDYEKDGAEIYRQSFATIRAEADLAGLPADVSQVAVRMIHACGMVDLVRDLAYTPEVVSRARAALRAGAPILCDAQMVASGVTRKRLPAANDVVCTLSDPSVPDLAAKLGTTRSAAALELWRDRLDGAVVAIGNAPTALFRLLEMIREGAPRPAAVLGIPVGFIGAAESKDALAASDLDHIVVRGRRGGSAMTAAAVNAIASEVE
- a CDS encoding precorrin-2 C(20)-methyltransferase, with product MSGKLYGVGLGPGDPSLMTLRAVEVIAEADVVAYHCARHGRSIARSIAARHIREDHVEERLMYPLTVETTDHPGGYRGALDDFYEEASARLAAHLDAGRTVAVLAEGDPLFYGSYQHMHKRLAHRYETEVVPGVTSVSAAAATIGKPLVEAEEVLTIIPGTLPEEELTARLAATDSAVVMKLGRTFPTVRRALERADRLADAHYVERATMEGRRTAPLVEVDPDTVPYFSVAVLPSRVDTGPAAPERGEVVVVGTGPAGPLWLTPQTRGALASATDLVGYTTYLDRVPERAGQRRHGSDNKVESERAEFALDLARRGHRVAVVSGGDPGVFAMATAVLEVASQEGYADVPVRVLPGVTAANAAAAKAGAPLGHDYATLSLSDRLKPWEVIAERLRAAAAADLVLALYNPGSRSRNWQVAKARELLLELRAPDTPVVVARDVGGPAESVRVIPLADLDPTEVDMRTLLLIGSSQTQAVRRGDGGTVAWTPRRYPETPPTGA
- a CDS encoding cobalt-precorrin-6A reductase: MHVLILGGTTEGRRLAETLDADGVRVTSSLAGRVAAPRLPPGEVRVGGFGGAEGLARWVREHQVDAVIDATHPFAGTISFHAARAAATSHVPLLALRRPGWTPVEGDDWHPVDSLEAAAGAVPELGRRVFLTTGRMGLAAFAEVADAWFLVRSVDPPEPPLPPRAEVLLDRGPFTLEGEREVLRAYAIDVLVTKDSGGAATAPKLTAAREAGIPVVIVRRPPVPDGVPVAATVEEAAAWAHRPGR
- a CDS encoding cobalt-precorrin-5B (C(1))-methyltransferase, which gives rise to MSASGGRSAQLKHTGLRSGWTTGACATAATTAAYTALLTGEFPDPVTITLPKGHTPAFALAAEEHGGSYAMAGIVKDAGDDPDVTHGALVRSTVRLLPPGSGVVFRAGAGVGTVTRPGLPLEVGEPAINPVPRQMIRDHVARAAARHGGTGDVEVTVSVDHGEEIARSTWNPRLGILGGLSILGTTGIVVPYSCSAWIDSIRRGVDVARAAGRTHLAGCTGSTSEKTAVSLYGLPEDALLDMGDFAGAVLKYVRRHPVERLTICGGFAKLSKLAAGHMDLHSARSQVDKGLLAELARSAGADEALAAEVAAANTGLGALHLCSAAGVPLGDRVAEVARDQALAVLRGAPVMVDVVCIDRAGTVVGRSTPR